One segment of Oscillospiraceae bacterium MB08-C2-2 DNA contains the following:
- a CDS encoding prephenate dehydratase domain-containing protein produces the protein MHSNQAQLSELDRQIKRLLNQRIALSAAGGSGAIPEILQEAAEEQDASTRLIFSGLQEIAQCQRMLADSSLEILEQHPIVPLERFPKRERVACQGVPGAYSHAACEQLFEEPDIVFLQQFRDVFEAVSKGEVPFGLVPLENSSAGQVEQVFNLVTQYKLYICKAYNLKVEHCLAVSPGVSPESIQTVYSHPQGLAQCRRYLEKLGVPAESDINTAAAAQRVSLSPHPIACICSKRAAQLYGLDIVAENIQDSEENYTRFITIARKNWILPGADTISITLSFPNKAGALAQLLTRFALCDLDLSRIQSMPLGTRDFSVIFYLDFKGKIGDTKVAALLSDMAGRFDHFQYLGNYSG, from the coding sequence TTGCACAGCAATCAAGCTCAGCTCTCAGAGCTGGATCGGCAGATAAAGAGGCTTTTAAATCAGCGCATCGCTCTTTCGGCCGCAGGAGGCAGCGGCGCTATTCCCGAGATTTTGCAGGAAGCGGCAGAGGAACAGGATGCCAGCACCCGGCTGATTTTTTCAGGCTTGCAGGAAATTGCCCAATGCCAGCGGATGCTGGCGGATTCCTCACTGGAAATTTTGGAACAGCACCCCATCGTTCCCTTGGAGCGCTTTCCCAAAAGGGAGAGGGTAGCCTGTCAAGGTGTGCCGGGGGCCTATTCCCACGCTGCCTGTGAACAGCTTTTTGAGGAGCCGGACATTGTGTTTTTGCAGCAATTCCGGGATGTATTTGAGGCAGTTTCGAAGGGGGAGGTTCCCTTTGGCCTTGTTCCTCTGGAAAACTCCAGCGCTGGGCAGGTGGAGCAGGTTTTCAATCTGGTTACACAATATAAGCTGTATATATGCAAGGCGTATAATTTGAAGGTGGAGCACTGTCTGGCGGTATCGCCGGGAGTTTCGCCCGAAAGCATTCAAACCGTGTATTCTCACCCGCAAGGGCTGGCCCAGTGCCGCCGGTATCTGGAAAAGCTGGGCGTTCCCGCCGAGAGCGACATCAATACAGCGGCGGCCGCCCAAAGGGTATCGCTCAGCCCACACCCCATTGCTTGTATCTGCTCTAAGCGAGCTGCTCAATTATACGGATTGGATATTGTTGCGGAGAATATACAGGATTCCGAGGAGAATTACACCCGCTTTATCACCATTGCTCGGAAAAACTGGATTCTCCCCGGGGCAGATACCATTTCTATCACCCTTTCTTTCCCCAATAAGGCGGGGGCGCTGGCACAGCTTCTGACCCGGTTTGCCCTGTGTGACTTGGATCTTTCCCGCATACAGTCTATGCCCTTGGGCACCCGGGATTTCAGTGTCATTTTTTACCTTGATTTTAAGGGAAAAATTGGGGATACTAAAGTAGCGGCTCTGCTCAGTGATATGGCAGGGCGGTTTGATCATTTTCAGTATTTGGGGAACTACTCCGGGTAA
- a CDS encoding Glu/Leu/Phe/Val dehydrogenase, with protein MAAGYNPFHNAQAQFDHVAEKLGLDAGTKALLREPMREMHFTIPVKMDDGTTRVFKAYRIRHNDARGPGKGGIRFHPHETADTVRALSMWMTWKCAVVDIPLGGAKGGIVCDPQQLSPGEQERLCRGYVRGLYSLMGPNIDVPAPDVMSNGQHMLWMLDEYEVLSGGRFPGMITGKPVGMGGSLGRTQATGYGVVYVLAAMLRKNKIELKQTSASLQGFGNVAEYTARMYTHLGGTVAAVSCWDQEDSKAYTYRKKGGCDIEQLAAIKNTFGGIDKAKAEALGYERLPGKAWLEQDVDILIPAALENQITPAVFPHISEKVKLICEAANGPVTSDCDPLIQERGILLLPDFLTNAGGVTCSYFEQVQCNSNYFWSQEEVLEKLELSMIRAFEAVYALAQEQNLYMRDAAYTIAIKRVANAVKLRGWA; from the coding sequence ATGGCAGCAGGATACAATCCCTTTCATAACGCTCAAGCACAATTTGACCATGTGGCGGAAAAACTGGGTCTGGATGCAGGCACAAAGGCTCTTTTGCGGGAGCCCATGCGGGAAATGCATTTCACCATCCCGGTTAAAATGGATGATGGCACCACCCGGGTGTTTAAGGCCTATCGCATCCGCCACAACGATGCCCGTGGCCCGGGGAAAGGCGGCATTCGCTTTCACCCCCACGAAACAGCCGATACTGTCCGGGCTCTTTCTATGTGGATGACATGGAAATGTGCCGTTGTGGATATCCCTTTGGGCGGGGCCAAGGGCGGCATTGTCTGTGACCCTCAACAGCTTTCTCCCGGTGAGCAGGAGAGGCTTTGCCGTGGCTATGTTCGAGGGCTTTACAGCCTTATGGGCCCCAACATTGATGTGCCCGCCCCGGATGTCATGTCCAACGGGCAGCATATGCTTTGGATGCTGGATGAATACGAGGTTCTTTCCGGGGGGCGCTTCCCCGGTATGATTACCGGAAAGCCTGTGGGTATGGGTGGTTCTTTGGGGAGAACACAAGCCACCGGCTATGGCGTGGTGTATGTTTTGGCCGCCATGCTGCGCAAGAATAAGATCGAGCTGAAACAAACCTCCGCCAGCCTTCAGGGCTTCGGCAATGTGGCAGAATATACAGCCCGGATGTATACCCACTTAGGCGGAACGGTCGCGGCGGTTTCCTGCTGGGATCAGGAGGATTCCAAAGCCTATACTTACCGCAAAAAAGGCGGCTGTGACATTGAGCAGCTTGCCGCAATAAAAAACACCTTCGGCGGCATCGATAAAGCCAAGGCAGAAGCCTTGGGCTATGAGCGCCTCCCCGGCAAGGCATGGCTTGAACAGGATGTGGATATTCTCATCCCCGCCGCCTTGGAAAACCAGATTACCCCCGCTGTGTTCCCTCATATCTCCGAGAAGGTCAAGCTGATCTGTGAGGCCGCCAATGGCCCTGTCACCTCTGACTGTGATCCTCTCATTCAGGAGCGGGGCATCCTGCTGCTGCCCGATTTCCTCACCAATGCAGGCGGGGTAACTTGCAGCTATTTTGAGCAGGTTCAGTGCAACAGCAACTATTTCTGGAGCCAAGAAGAAGTGCTGGAAAAGCTGGAACTCAGCATGATCCGTGCTTTTGAAGCGGTTTACGCACTGGCGCAGGAGCAAAACCTCTATATGCGTGATGCGGCCTATACCATCGCCATCAAGCGAGTGGCCAATGCCGTGAAGCTGCGGGGCTGGGCCTAA
- a CDS encoding HEPN domain-containing protein, translating to MRQSDSRDYDDWMERAYEDVLCARLLAQKEDCLNGAAFHAQQAVEKSLKAYILFKSRSLVDGHNLVWLCKKAAGWDAGLRDWLGSCITLNRFYIEARYPADISIELEPAQAQGFADLAEKLFDYVGQAIDPAGN from the coding sequence ATGCGGCAATCGGATAGCCGGGATTATGACGACTGGATGGAGCGTGCCTATGAGGATGTGCTCTGTGCCCGGCTGCTGGCTCAAAAAGAGGATTGCCTCAACGGGGCGGCCTTTCATGCGCAGCAGGCGGTGGAAAAATCCCTCAAGGCTTATATCCTGTTTAAAAGCCGCTCGCTGGTGGATGGCCACAATCTGGTCTGGCTTTGCAAAAAAGCCGCCGGATGGGATGCCGGCCTGCGGGATTGGCTGGGCAGCTGCATTACCTTGAACCGTTTTTACATTGAAGCCCGTTACCCGGCGGATATCTCCATTGAACTGGAACCCGCTCAGGCGCAGGGGTTCGCCGATCTGGCCGAAAAGCTTTTTGACTATGTGGGACAGGCAATTGATCCCGCTGGAAATTAA
- a CDS encoding DUF188 domain-containing protein → MAPRILIDADGCPVVEEAIGAAGRAGVECLILCDTSHVFERPGATTITVSKGADSVDFALVNMLNPGDIVVTQDYGLAAMCLARRAVPISQDGMVYSEENIQSLLLARHTARKIRMAGGRLRGSAKRRPEQDAAFLKELEALLGRSAQ, encoded by the coding sequence ATGGCTCCAAGAATTTTAATTGATGCGGATGGCTGCCCGGTGGTGGAAGAGGCCATTGGCGCCGCTGGGCGGGCCGGGGTGGAATGCCTGATTCTCTGTGATACCTCCCATGTGTTTGAGCGCCCGGGAGCCACAACCATTACAGTCTCCAAGGGGGCGGACAGTGTGGATTTTGCACTGGTGAATATGCTCAATCCCGGGGATATTGTGGTTACACAGGATTATGGCCTTGCCGCCATGTGTCTGGCCAGAAGGGCGGTTCCCATCAGTCAGGACGGCATGGTCTACAGTGAGGAAAACATCCAGAGCCTTCTGCTGGCTCGGCACACCGCCCGAAAAATCCGTATGGCGGGCGGCAGGCTGCGGGGAAGTGCCAAGCGCCGCCCCGAGCAGGATGCGGCCTTTTTAAAGGAACTGGAAGCGCTTCTTGGGCGCAGTGCTCAGTAG